Proteins encoded within one genomic window of Oikeobacillus pervagus:
- a CDS encoding aldo/keto reductase, protein MVGHLQDRYELHNGVKIPYVGLGVYKMEDKEEAVGAVKTALETGYRSIDTAQFYQNEDCVGKAVAELGIPREEIFITSKVWNSDQGYDSTLRAFEHSLNELKQDYIDLYLIHWPIKVKYKETWKALERLYREGVVKAIGVSNFQIHHLEDLMSTSNEKPVINQVELHPYLSQKPLREFCKQHQIAVEAWSPIARGRILEDPVLAEMGKKYGKTTAQIILRWHLQNNVVIIPKSVHANRIKENAQLFDFELQATDVEVIHSLNKDQRFGKDPDYFNL, encoded by the coding sequence GTGGTCGGACATTTACAAGATCGATATGAACTGCATAATGGTGTGAAAATTCCTTATGTCGGTTTGGGAGTTTATAAAATGGAGGATAAGGAAGAGGCCGTTGGAGCAGTTAAAACCGCGCTTGAAACTGGTTATCGGTCCATTGATACAGCACAGTTTTATCAAAATGAAGATTGTGTCGGAAAGGCAGTGGCAGAGTTAGGGATTCCACGCGAGGAAATTTTTATTACATCAAAAGTTTGGAATAGTGATCAAGGATATGATTCCACTTTGCGGGCTTTTGAGCATTCTTTGAATGAATTAAAACAAGATTACATAGATTTATATTTAATTCATTGGCCAATAAAAGTAAAATACAAGGAGACATGGAAAGCACTTGAAAGATTATATCGTGAGGGGGTTGTGAAAGCTATAGGGGTAAGTAACTTTCAAATTCATCACCTTGAAGACTTAATGTCAACAAGCAATGAGAAACCAGTCATCAATCAAGTAGAGCTTCATCCATATTTAAGTCAGAAACCATTACGTGAGTTTTGCAAACAGCACCAAATTGCCGTAGAGGCCTGGTCACCGATTGCACGGGGAAGAATATTAGAAGACCCAGTGTTAGCAGAGATGGGTAAAAAATATGGAAAGACGACTGCACAAATTATTTTAAGATGGCATCTTCAAAATAATGTGGTGATCATTCCGAAATCAGTTCATGCAAATCGAATTAAGGAAAATGCCCAATTATTTGATTTTGAATTACAAGCTACCGATGTGGAAGTGATCCATTCATTAAATAAAGATCAACGGTTTGGAAAAGACCCTGATTATTTCAACCTTTAG
- the wrbA gene encoding NAD(P)H:quinone oxidoreductase: MSNDVKLAIIYYSSTGTNYQMAKWAEASAKEAGADVRVLKVEELAPMAAIESNPAWKKHYEETKEVPTVTLEDLDWADAYIFSMPTRFGNVPSQLKQFIDTTGGLWSQGKLTNKVVSAMVSAGNPNGGQEQTLQSFYTTMMHWGAIIANPGYTDPSIYAAGGNPYGTSVTVSQDGKIVNDAEGAVKHQAKRTVQIASWIKKGQQ, translated from the coding sequence ATGTCAAACGATGTAAAATTAGCGATTATTTATTATAGTTCAACAGGTACGAACTACCAAATGGCAAAATGGGCTGAAGCTTCCGCGAAAGAGGCTGGTGCAGATGTCCGTGTTTTAAAAGTAGAAGAACTTGCACCAATGGCAGCCATTGAAAGTAACCCAGCCTGGAAAAAGCATTATGAAGAAACAAAAGAGGTCCCTACCGTTACTTTAGAAGATTTAGACTGGGCAGATGCATATATTTTCAGTATGCCAACAAGATTTGGAAATGTTCCATCTCAATTAAAACAATTTATTGATACAACGGGTGGTCTTTGGTCACAAGGGAAGCTGACAAACAAAGTAGTTAGTGCGATGGTGTCAGCGGGAAATCCAAATGGTGGTCAAGAACAAACATTACAATCTTTCTATACAACGATGATGCATTGGGGTGCGATTATTGCGAACCCTGGTTATACAGATCCTTCCATTTACGCTGCAGGGGGTAACCCATATGGAACAAGTGTGACTGTTAGCCAAGATGGTAAAATCGTTAATGATGCTGAAGGTGCTGTAAAACATCAAGCGAAAAGAACCGTACAAATTGCTAGTTGGATTAAAAAGGGACAACAATAA
- a CDS encoding RluA family pseudouridine synthase gives MIKTLRKKHLFEVICPSHWEGETLEDVLKTRWKVPKKWMHEWRMKKSVMLNDKVVHWRTKLVKGDRIQLPLFQETPFEFQPYKREVEILYEDEHMLIANKPAGMKTHPNDQRDRQTLLQAVIFHLQKKGEHCFIRHVHRLDENTSGAVLFAKHPLAYSLLSSMLEKRDIKRTYWAIVHGPFKKTHGMIEEPIGRDRHHPTRRRVSKTGQKAITHYRVIKTDSIKNLSLLECTLDTGRTHQIRVHLSYIHHPLAGDQLYGGKPIFPRPALHARKIEWFHPFTEKNMKCQAPFLDEIFSEFQK, from the coding sequence ATGATAAAAACATTAAGAAAAAAACATTTATTTGAAGTCATTTGCCCATCACATTGGGAAGGTGAAACATTGGAGGACGTATTAAAAACGAGGTGGAAAGTTCCAAAAAAATGGATGCATGAATGGCGTATGAAAAAATCCGTGATGCTCAATGATAAAGTCGTTCACTGGAGGACTAAGTTAGTCAAAGGGGATCGCATTCAGTTGCCATTATTTCAAGAAACCCCTTTTGAATTTCAACCTTATAAGCGGGAAGTTGAAATATTATATGAAGATGAACATATGTTAATCGCCAATAAACCTGCAGGAATGAAAACTCACCCAAATGATCAAAGAGATCGACAAACTTTATTACAGGCTGTTATTTTTCATTTACAGAAAAAAGGGGAACATTGCTTTATCCGGCATGTCCATCGTTTAGATGAGAATACTTCGGGAGCCGTCTTGTTCGCGAAACATCCCTTAGCTTATTCGCTCCTTTCTTCCATGTTAGAGAAACGCGATATCAAAAGAACCTATTGGGCGATTGTACATGGCCCATTCAAAAAAACTCACGGAATGATTGAAGAGCCTATTGGACGGGATCGCCATCACCCAACTAGGAGACGTGTATCGAAGACAGGACAGAAGGCCATTACTCATTATAGAGTCATTAAAACAGATTCTATAAAGAATTTATCTCTTTTAGAATGTACCCTTGATACGGGGAGAACCCATCAAATTCGGGTTCATTTAAGCTATATCCACCATCCACTTGCTGGGGATCAATTATACGGAGGAAAACCAATCTTTCCAAGACCAGCACTACATGCTCGCAAAATTGAATGGTTTCATCCCTTTACAGAAAAAAATATGAAATGTCAGGCTCCATTTCTCGATGAAATATTTTCTGAATTTCAGAAATAG
- a CDS encoding DUF5365 family protein: MKVIFASTHEQEEIIQELIEQIYSEVFPRFFNNEEIQYFHELQVLHTTTRHFEYFGTLSEAYQVITSLQTIISILENKKNKRVSSYYEEIFNKNVDTLQYFGLFFPFSIQQFSSKKVDIEELSMFTKAANELLV, encoded by the coding sequence GTGAAAGTAATATTTGCTTCAACTCATGAGCAAGAAGAAATAATTCAAGAGCTTATCGAACAAATATATAGTGAAGTGTTTCCTCGTTTTTTTAATAACGAAGAAATCCAATACTTTCATGAGCTTCAAGTATTACATACAACAACTCGACATTTTGAATACTTTGGAACATTGAGTGAAGCTTATCAAGTTATCACAAGCTTACAAACGATTATATCTATTTTAGAAAATAAAAAAAATAAGCGTGTTTCCTCTTACTACGAAGAAATATTTAATAAAAACGTAGATACATTACAATATTTTGGCCTTTTCTTTCCGTTTTCCATTCAGCAATTTTCATCAAAGAAGGTTGATATAGAAGAGTTGAGTATGTTTACGAAAGCGGCCAATGAACTCCTCGTATAA
- a CDS encoding phospho-sugar mutase has product MSWKKAYTRWNECKDLDPEMRKLLSTMKEQDLEEAFLKNLEFGTGGMRGEIGAGINRINLYTIRKASKGLANYIAGFGEEAKRRGVVIAYDSRHKSPQFAMEAARTLATEGIQTYVFNELRPTPELSFALRYLHAFAGIVITASHNPAEYNGYKVYGEDGAQLPPKIADLVISKVNEIENELEIHVKEEDHLRSAGLIQMIGEEIDQTYLKKIVSISEKPQLSKEVDVKIVYSPLHGTGNWPVRKALKALGYEKVIVVKEQEKPDPNFSTVVYPNPEEKAAFELAVQYGKNHDADILLATDPDADRLGIAVKNAMGEYTLLTGNQIGVLLLHYLLARKQEKGQLPENGRVFKTIVTSELGRKVAESYGISTEDVLTGFKFIGEKIEQYRQSGEYQFLFGYEESYGYLIADFARDKDAVQAAILIVEACAFYKKQGKSLYDALQDVYEKFGYYREGLVSLTLKGLEGTKQIQTILSSLRKTPPKEIHHVKVKMIEDYLTGEKTNVTEGAKEVLSLPKSNVLKYFLEDGSWVCIRPSGTEPKMKFYFGIIGESLEHSEEKITQLKESFMENIHHILEMDQ; this is encoded by the coding sequence TTGTCTTGGAAAAAAGCATATACTCGTTGGAATGAGTGTAAAGATTTAGATCCTGAAATGAGGAAATTACTTTCAACTATGAAAGAGCAGGATTTGGAAGAAGCTTTTTTGAAAAATCTAGAATTTGGGACTGGTGGAATGAGAGGGGAAATTGGTGCCGGAATCAATCGGATTAATCTATATACGATTCGAAAAGCATCCAAAGGATTAGCCAATTATATTGCCGGGTTCGGGGAAGAAGCGAAAAGACGTGGAGTTGTGATCGCCTATGATTCCCGACATAAGTCACCACAATTTGCGATGGAAGCCGCCAGAACATTAGCAACAGAGGGGATTCAAACTTATGTATTCAATGAACTTCGACCAACTCCCGAATTGTCTTTTGCCTTAAGATACTTACATGCTTTTGCAGGAATTGTCATTACTGCAAGCCATAACCCTGCAGAATATAACGGGTATAAAGTATACGGGGAAGACGGGGCGCAGTTGCCACCTAAGATTGCCGATCTCGTTATATCGAAAGTGAATGAAATTGAAAATGAACTAGAAATTCATGTGAAAGAAGAAGATCATTTAAGAAGTGCTGGGTTGATCCAAATGATCGGAGAAGAAATTGATCAAACTTATCTAAAGAAAATTGTGAGCATCTCTGAAAAACCGCAATTATCAAAAGAAGTAGATGTGAAAATTGTCTATTCGCCATTACATGGGACTGGAAATTGGCCAGTTCGTAAAGCGTTAAAGGCACTGGGATATGAGAAGGTGATCGTTGTAAAGGAGCAGGAAAAACCAGATCCTAATTTTTCAACAGTTGTCTATCCGAATCCTGAGGAAAAAGCCGCTTTTGAATTAGCCGTTCAATACGGCAAAAATCATGATGCGGATATACTACTGGCTACCGATCCAGATGCAGACAGACTTGGAATTGCAGTGAAAAATGCAATGGGAGAATATACATTGCTAACTGGAAATCAAATAGGAGTTCTTCTCCTTCATTACCTATTAGCAAGAAAACAAGAAAAAGGCCAACTTCCTGAAAATGGACGAGTTTTCAAAACGATTGTTACATCGGAACTCGGAAGAAAAGTAGCAGAATCCTACGGTATTTCAACAGAAGATGTGCTAACAGGGTTTAAATTTATTGGGGAAAAGATTGAGCAATATCGTCAATCAGGTGAATATCAATTTTTATTTGGATATGAGGAAAGCTATGGATATTTAATAGCTGATTTTGCACGTGATAAAGATGCTGTACAAGCGGCGATTTTGATCGTTGAAGCCTGTGCCTTTTACAAGAAACAAGGAAAGTCTCTTTATGATGCTTTACAAGATGTATATGAAAAATTTGGTTATTATCGTGAGGGCCTTGTTTCCTTAACATTAAAAGGATTAGAAGGGACAAAGCAAATTCAAACGATTCTTTCAAGCTTAAGAAAAACACCCCCTAAAGAGATTCATCATGTAAAAGTGAAAATGATAGAAGATTACCTAACCGGTGAAAAAACAAATGTAACCGAAGGCGCGAAGGAAGTTTTATCCTTACCAAAATCGAATGTATTAAAATATTTTCTTGAAGATGGTTCATGGGTATGTATTCGTCCTTCTGGAACTGAACCTAAAATGAAGTTTTACTTTGGTATTATTGGGGAAAGTCTAGAACATAGCGAAGAAAAAATCACGCAATTAAAAGAAAGCTTCATGGAAAACATCCATCATATATTGGAAATGGATCAATAA
- a CDS encoding YhdB family protein, which yields MDKMDYDRALYYTHRSEWDNLLILMVRTHDDFLSKKIEHFLHMYHFSHDYSAIEQHLYALLHYLEHANTTYSIHPPEEEEFLYS from the coding sequence TTGGACAAAATGGATTATGATCGTGCACTTTACTATACACATCGATCTGAATGGGATAATCTTCTGATCTTGATGGTACGAACACATGATGATTTTTTATCAAAAAAAATCGAGCATTTTTTACACATGTATCACTTTTCTCATGATTATTCTGCCATCGAGCAACATTTATATGCATTGCTTCACTATCTCGAACATGCGAATACAACCTATAGTATTCATCCACCTGAAGAAGAGGAATTTCTTTACTCATAA
- a CDS encoding M14 family zinc carboxypeptidase, with protein MKRKAICMIILFLMSLNPDKSMANFIQTQSVYSYDQLTTDLSYLQKTYPLEIQSIGQSHFGREIWAVKLGKGKENILFVGSHHGREWLTTNSLMKMMEEYSLFYRNGQKYKGMSSRELFDEVAIWFVPMLNPDGVMIAQQGLSSVPKQQRTSIFEMNLASLDFRKWKANGVGVDLNRQYPAGWSKQKSDVNQPFYQFYKGKRPLEAKEVQHLTLFISRIDPKIVVSFHTSGQEIFWHYKNGENTQRDYDIAQKLSELTAYSLSSPVKYARGGGLTDWIITTRKIPAFTIEMCPLVEETTPPLTCLKEEWKRIRFIGFLLAREAISLKE; from the coding sequence ATGAAAAGAAAGGCAATCTGTATGATCATTCTATTCCTTATGAGTTTAAATCCAGATAAGAGTATGGCAAATTTCATCCAAACACAGAGTGTCTATTCGTATGACCAGCTTACGACTGATTTATCCTATCTGCAAAAAACATATCCTCTTGAAATTCAATCCATTGGACAGAGTCATTTTGGCAGGGAAATTTGGGCGGTTAAATTGGGAAAAGGCAAGGAAAACATTTTATTCGTCGGCTCGCATCATGGGAGGGAATGGCTTACAACAAATAGCTTGATGAAAATGATGGAGGAGTATAGTTTATTTTACCGCAATGGTCAGAAGTATAAGGGAATGTCATCAAGAGAATTATTTGATGAAGTAGCGATCTGGTTTGTACCGATGTTAAACCCTGATGGTGTGATGATTGCTCAACAGGGGTTATCGTCTGTTCCGAAACAGCAGAGGACCTCCATTTTTGAAATGAATTTAGCTTCTTTAGATTTTAGAAAATGGAAGGCGAATGGTGTAGGAGTGGATTTAAATCGGCAATATCCCGCTGGATGGTCAAAACAAAAAAGTGATGTTAATCAACCATTTTATCAATTTTATAAAGGGAAGAGGCCATTAGAAGCAAAAGAAGTGCAGCATTTAACCCTATTTATTTCAAGGATTGATCCAAAAATTGTGGTGTCCTTCCACACTTCAGGTCAAGAAATTTTTTGGCATTATAAAAATGGAGAAAATACACAAAGGGATTATGATATAGCCCAAAAATTATCGGAACTAACTGCGTATTCACTAAGCAGTCCTGTTAAATATGCACGGGGTGGAGGGTTAACAGATTGGATCATTACCACGAGAAAGATACCTGCCTTTACAATCGAAATGTGTCCACTTGTTGAAGAAACCACTCCACCGCTTACATGCTTAAAGGAAGAATGGAAAAGAATACGATTTATAGGTTTTTTACTGGCAAGAGAGGCCATCTCCCTTAAAGAATGA
- a CDS encoding SpoVR family protein, with protein MKQEDRKALHHAIEEITEIASGFGLDFYPMRYEICPAEIIYTFGAYGMPTRFSHWSFGKQFFKMKIHYDLGLSKIYELVINSNPCYAFLLNTNSLIQNKLIVAHVLAHCDFFKNNVRFQNTKRDMVESMAATAERIREYEIQYGKQEVESFIDAVLAIEEHIDPSLMRSKLSWTDDDIEQWEEEVKPAPTPYDDLWNLDKEKDTTPQPRKKVRKFPPHPEKDIVLFIEQYSRELEDWQRDIMTMIREEMLYFWPQLETKIMNEGWASYWHQRIIRELNLSSGEAIEFAKLNAGVVQPSRTSINPYYLGVKIFEDIEERYNNPTEEMIKRGVKPGSGREKMFEVREIESDISFLRNYLTKDLVTREDMYLFQKQGRDYKIVDKDWKEVRDQLVGMRVNGGFPYITVNDGDYLRNGELYLKHWYEGVELDLKYLEKVLPYVYQLWGRNVHLETFVEERSMLFTYNGKSVQRKYL; from the coding sequence ATGAAACAAGAGGACCGGAAAGCTTTGCACCATGCTATAGAAGAGATTACCGAAATTGCCTCTGGATTTGGGCTTGATTTTTACCCGATGCGGTATGAAATATGTCCAGCAGAAATTATATACACATTCGGCGCTTATGGGATGCCTACAAGGTTTTCTCACTGGAGCTTTGGGAAACAGTTTTTTAAAATGAAGATTCATTATGACCTTGGATTAAGTAAAATATATGAATTAGTGATTAATTCGAATCCATGTTATGCCTTTCTTTTAAATACCAATTCATTAATTCAAAATAAATTAATCGTTGCCCATGTATTGGCGCATTGCGATTTCTTTAAAAATAATGTCCGTTTTCAAAATACAAAACGTGACATGGTAGAAAGCATGGCTGCCACCGCCGAGAGAATACGGGAATATGAAATTCAGTACGGAAAGCAAGAAGTCGAATCGTTTATTGATGCAGTATTGGCGATTGAAGAACATATTGACCCTTCATTGATGAGATCGAAGCTATCTTGGACAGATGATGATATTGAACAATGGGAAGAAGAGGTAAAGCCAGCCCCAACTCCATATGATGACCTTTGGAACTTAGATAAGGAAAAGGACACAACCCCACAACCTCGTAAGAAAGTAAGAAAATTTCCTCCTCATCCTGAAAAAGATATCGTATTATTTATTGAACAATACAGTCGGGAACTGGAAGATTGGCAGCGCGATATTATGACGATGATTCGTGAAGAAATGTTATACTTTTGGCCCCAACTTGAGACGAAAATTATGAACGAGGGCTGGGCATCATATTGGCATCAACGAATTATCCGTGAATTAAATTTATCTTCGGGAGAAGCGATAGAATTTGCTAAATTAAATGCAGGGGTTGTTCAACCATCACGTACAAGTATTAATCCATATTATTTAGGGGTTAAAATATTTGAAGATATTGAGGAACGATATAATAACCCAACAGAGGAAATGATCAAACGAGGGGTGAAACCAGGATCAGGACGTGAAAAAATGTTTGAAGTGAGGGAAATTGAATCAGATATTTCCTTTTTACGCAATTATTTAACGAAAGATCTTGTGACAAGGGAAGATATGTATTTATTCCAAAAACAAGGCCGGGATTACAAAATTGTCGATAAAGACTGGAAAGAAGTGCGGGATCAATTAGTTGGCATGAGAGTGAATGGCGGATTTCCGTATATTACAGTAAATGATGGAGATTATTTGAGAAATGGTGAATTATATTTAAAGCATTGGTATGAGGGCGTCGAATTAGATCTTAAATATTTAGAGAAAGTGCTTCCTTATGTTTATCAGCTTTGGGGAAGAAACGTACATTTGGAGACATTTGTTGAAGAGCGGTCCATGTTGTTTACTTATAATGGAAAAAGCGTTCAGAGAAAATACTTGTAA
- a CDS encoding EcsC family protein, with translation METIERLQNDLLEIEKWEKEQKKVWFWERLGRIPFKLLDKFTPQFIQNKVGLLLDELGNFIQNGGKYLTRKEMIFKKLQKRLPDLMIEHLSDIENLPIDLMNEVSEELEKNRKDFATVQGATTGIGGIFTLAIDIPLLLGVSLKTLQEIAVTYGFDPNERKERIFIVKCLQFSTADVVGKKAILNELSTYYKGGTQQKEMLSQLQGWREVVYTYRDQFGWKKLLQMVPIAGMIFGAFTNRAMIQDLSEAGIMLYRKRRIMKRLKELQTS, from the coding sequence ATGGAAACGATCGAAAGGTTACAAAATGATTTACTCGAAATAGAAAAATGGGAGAAAGAGCAAAAAAAGGTTTGGTTTTGGGAACGATTAGGACGAATCCCATTCAAGTTGCTCGATAAATTTACCCCGCAATTCATTCAAAATAAAGTGGGTCTCTTATTAGATGAATTAGGGAATTTCATTCAAAATGGTGGCAAATATTTAACTCGGAAAGAAATGATCTTTAAAAAGCTACAAAAAAGGCTTCCGGACCTAATGATTGAACATCTATCAGATATCGAAAACCTTCCTATCGATCTAATGAACGAAGTAAGTGAGGAATTAGAAAAAAACAGAAAGGACTTTGCGACTGTACAAGGGGCAACAACGGGGATTGGCGGGATCTTTACTTTAGCCATTGACATTCCTCTTTTATTAGGTGTCTCCTTGAAAACTTTACAGGAAATCGCTGTCACATATGGATTTGATCCTAATGAAAGGAAAGAACGTATATTTATTGTGAAATGCTTGCAATTCTCAACTGCAGATGTGGTAGGTAAAAAAGCGATTTTAAATGAATTATCCACTTATTATAAGGGTGGGACGCAGCAAAAAGAAATGCTTTCACAATTACAAGGATGGCGTGAAGTTGTATACACATACCGGGATCAATTTGGATGGAAAAAATTATTACAAATGGTTCCAATAGCTGGAATGATTTTTGGAGCATTCACAAATCGCGCTATGATTCAAGACCTATCTGAGGCAGGAATTATGCTTTATCGGAAACGTAGAATTATGAAAAGACTGAAGGAGCTTCAAACATCATAA
- a CDS encoding helix-turn-helix domain-containing protein — protein MIGERVKKLRLEKKISLSELAEKAGVAKSYLSSLERNLQSNPSIQFLEKISSALDVSLESILHEQISKEKLDPEWKKLAQEAMSSGISKEEFRQFIEFNKWKLKKH, from the coding sequence TTGATAGGTGAACGCGTAAAAAAGTTAAGACTTGAGAAAAAAATTTCATTATCGGAACTAGCTGAAAAAGCAGGGGTTGCAAAATCATATTTAAGTTCACTGGAACGCAATTTGCAATCCAATCCGTCTATACAATTTCTCGAGAAAATTTCTTCTGCCCTTGATGTTTCCCTCGAATCTATCTTGCATGAGCAAATTAGTAAAGAGAAATTAGATCCTGAGTGGAAGAAACTTGCCCAGGAGGCAATGAGTTCAGGGATATCAAAAGAAGAATTTCGCCAGTTTATTGAGTTTAATAAATGGAAATTGAAAAAACATTAA
- a CDS encoding ArsR/SmtB family transcription factor, with the protein MSEKKFNDLDEETLFIVSQTFKALSDPTRLRILNLLLTGEHSVNDIAESLSLLQSTVSHQLRFLKNLRLVKYRREGTTFYYSHDDEHVIDLLQQGIEHAKHH; encoded by the coding sequence ATGTCTGAAAAGAAGTTTAACGATTTAGACGAAGAGACATTATTCATCGTGTCGCAAACATTCAAGGCATTATCGGATCCGACGCGATTACGCATATTAAATTTACTTCTAACTGGCGAACATTCCGTCAATGATATTGCCGAAAGTCTTTCGCTCTTGCAATCGACCGTTTCTCATCAACTACGTTTCTTAAAGAACTTACGGCTCGTTAAATATCGTCGTGAGGGTACCACTTTTTATTATTCCCATGATGATGAACATGTTATTGATCTTCTTCAACAAGGGATCGAACATGCGAAACATCATTAA
- a CDS encoding dicarboxylate/amino acid:cation symporter, which yields MKLTSKIIIALLAGAVVGLVMNLFWSNTFEIVDPYFFTPLGKIFLNLISMLVVPIVFLSIVLGAAGLGDPKKLGRIGLKTVSYFLITTAIAITLGILLAIIIKPGLAGDFDTSHLEFSAEEAPPVGETLLNIIPKNPLDAMTQGNMLQIITFAIFIGLALTALGEKTKGILNLVEQGNEIMMYLVSLVMKFAPYGTFGLIASAIGNQGWSAIKAMSVYMIVVLLALFIHALITYGGTILFLAKKNPIWFFKNFWPAMGVGFSTSSSNATLPISMETAQKRLKVPESISSFVQPLGATINMDGTAIMQGVATVFIAQVYAQDLTMAELTTVVLTAVLASVGTAGVPGVGLILLAMVLSSVGLPVEGIGLILGIDRILDMTRTAINISGDAACAVYVAETEKRRAIKMQKNSIQ from the coding sequence ATGAAACTAACATCCAAGATTATTATTGCATTATTAGCTGGTGCAGTTGTAGGGTTAGTAATGAATCTTTTCTGGTCAAATACATTTGAAATAGTAGATCCGTATTTTTTTACTCCTCTAGGTAAAATATTCCTCAACTTAATCAGTATGCTCGTAGTTCCAATCGTATTTCTTTCTATTGTATTGGGAGCAGCTGGACTCGGAGATCCGAAAAAATTAGGAAGAATCGGTTTGAAAACGGTTTCGTATTTTTTAATTACAACTGCTATAGCTATTACACTAGGTATTTTGTTGGCCATTATTATTAAACCGGGATTAGCAGGGGATTTTGATACTAGTCATTTAGAGTTTAGTGCAGAAGAAGCACCACCTGTTGGAGAGACTCTTCTGAACATCATACCTAAAAATCCACTTGATGCAATGACACAAGGGAATATGCTGCAAATTATTACATTCGCCATTTTTATTGGACTAGCCTTAACGGCGCTTGGTGAAAAAACAAAAGGCATTTTAAACCTTGTGGAACAAGGAAATGAAATCATGATGTACCTCGTTTCTCTCGTCATGAAATTTGCTCCATATGGAACATTTGGTTTAATTGCCTCTGCCATTGGAAATCAAGGATGGAGCGCGATAAAAGCGATGAGTGTTTATATGATCGTTGTATTACTTGCGTTATTTATTCATGCTTTGATTACGTATGGGGGAACTATTTTATTTTTGGCGAAAAAAAATCCTATATGGTTTTTCAAAAATTTCTGGCCCGCAATGGGGGTTGGATTCAGTACATCCAGTAGTAATGCCACCTTACCAATTTCAATGGAAACAGCACAAAAGAGATTAAAAGTCCCTGAATCTATTAGTTCGTTCGTTCAACCTTTAGGGGCGACAATTAATATGGATGGAACGGCCATTATGCAAGGGGTTGCTACTGTTTTCATCGCCCAAGTATATGCACAAGATTTAACGATGGCAGAGTTGACGACCGTCGTCCTAACAGCTGTTCTTGCTAGTGTAGGGACGGCAGGTGTCCCGGGTGTGGGATTAATTTTGTTAGCAATGGTACTTAGTAGTGTAGGTTTACCTGTAGAGGGAATCGGATTGATTCTAGGGATCGACCGAATTCTGGATATGACTCGGACAGCTATCAATATTTCTGGTGATGCAGCATGTGCAGTATATGTTGCTGAAACGGAGAAAAGACGTGCAATTAAAATGCAGAAAAATTCAATTCAATAG
- a CDS encoding twin-arginine translocase TatA/TatE family subunit: protein MNLGFGEVAIIIIVALLLFGPTKLPQLGKAAGQTLHEFKRGMKGVLEEDEVEKKKEKTQS from the coding sequence ATGAATTTAGGTTTTGGCGAGGTTGCAATCATTATCATTGTCGCATTATTGCTTTTTGGACCTACAAAACTTCCTCAACTAGGAAAAGCGGCTGGTCAAACGCTTCATGAATTTAAAAGAGGCATGAAAGGTGTACTCGAAGAGGACGAGGTAGAGAAAAAGAAAGAAAAAACCCAATCATAA